Proteins from a genomic interval of Rhodothermus marinus:
- a CDS encoding IS1 family transposase, with amino-acid sequence MARKASPDNPPCPRCGDKHTVRNGHKDGRPRWVCRGCGRSFGLTLGTPMYRLRTPPAEVARALLIVMRRGSLSAAEEITGHKYETIGRWLRRAAHHAEAIT; translated from the coding sequence ATGGCTCGAAAAGCATCACCGGACAACCCACCCTGTCCCCGTTGTGGCGACAAGCACACGGTCCGCAACGGCCATAAAGACGGCCGCCCGCGCTGGGTATGTCGCGGCTGCGGCCGTTCCTTCGGTCTCACCCTGGGCACCCCGATGTATCGTCTGCGCACCCCACCGGCCGAAGTGGCCCGTGCCCTGCTCATCGTCATGCGGCGGGGGAGTTTGAGCGCCGCCGAGGAGATCACCGGCCACAAGTATGAGACCATTGGTCGCTGGCTGCGTCGGGCGGCACACCATGCGGAGGCCATCACCTAG